Genomic window (Croceicoccus sp. Ery15):
ATGCCCTGGCCGAATTCTATGCGGATAGCCCGCTCGTCAGCGTTTCGCGCGAAGCGCACAGCGAGCTTTTACTGCACAGCGACACGCCCGCCAGCGACTGTCTTGAGCTCTTCGTTTTTGGAGCAGCCGACGGGTCGCAGGCGCGTCTGGCTGCGCGGCTCGACAATCTGGGCAAAGGCGCGGGCGGTGCTGCGGTGCAAAATCTCAATCTGATGTCCGGCCTGCCCGAAACTCAGGGGCTGCGCATCGCGCCGTTGGGGTAAAACCCCGCTTAAACCGAAAGCACTGCCCGTTTTTTAGGCAGAGGTTGCACAAGCGTTAAACACGCACTCACCCCTCTCGCAACGATGTTGCGTGTGCAGGCGCAAAAACCCGCACGAATCGTTAATCGGCCCCTTTCGCGCCTCTTTTTCAGCGCCTAGTCTCCGCTTTCGACTTCGGCGCGATTCTTGTGGCGCCGATCTGAAAGAGACGAACATGCGGGGGCTCAGGCACAAAGCGTGAAAAAGGTTGAGGCGATCATCAAGCCGTTCAAGCTGGACGAGGTGAAGGAAGCACTGCACGAGGTCGGTGTCTCGGGCATTACCGTGACCGAGGCGAAAGGCTTCGGACGGCAGAAGGGCCACACCGAACTGTATCGCGGCGCCGAATATGTCGTCGATTTCCTTCCCAAGGTAAAACTGGAAGTGGTCGTCCCCAGCGAAACGGTGGACCGCGTGATCGAGGCGATCGTGGGCGCTGCGCAGACGGGGCGTATCGGTGACGGCAAGATCTTCGTCTCGCCCATTGAAACCGCGATCCGCATCCGCACCGGCGAACTGAACGCCGACGCGATCTGATTTCCCCTGCCTCCGCGATCCGCCACAGCGGTGAAACGGCGGCATCCCATAACGCAAATACCCCGGTGAGAGACACCGGGCACCATGAAAGGGATCAAAATGGCCTCTGCAAAGGACATCCTGAAA
Coding sequences:
- a CDS encoding P-II family nitrogen regulator; translated protein: MKKVEAIIKPFKLDEVKEALHEVGVSGITVTEAKGFGRQKGHTELYRGAEYVVDFLPKVKLEVVVPSETVDRVIEAIVGAAQTGRIGDGKIFVSPIETAIRIRTGELNADAI